The window ACGACCTTGACTGCATTAGAAATTACTGGTGGAATTTATGATTATCTAATTTTCTTAGGTCAACCAATTATTGCTGTTGGGTTAGCGGTAATCGCAGCTATTTATGCATTAGCAGGACGTTGGAGTCGTGAAGATACTCTTGGGCGTATGGAAGAAGGTATGAACAGTGCCGGGGTTATTCTATTAATCACAGGTGCTGGTGGTGCATTCGGATATGTACTACGTGAAAGTGGTGCTGGGGATTATATCGGAAATCTCGTTGCATCTTTACCGTTACCTGCTGTATTAATACCGTTTATAGTTGCATCCCTTATAAGATTGATACAGGGTAGTGGAACTGTTGCAATGATTACAGCTGCATCCATTTCAGCACCAATTCTAGCTAATATAGACGGTGTAAATATGGTACTTGCGGCACAAGCGGCAGCACTTGGGGCAATGGTATTCTCTTATTTTAGTGATACAATGTTCTGGGTTGTTAACCGTTCGCTTGGTATTACAAATACGAAAGAACAAATTATGGTGTGGTCAATTCCAACTACTTTAGCTTGGGGTGCTTCACTGATAGCTATACTTATTGCAGATATTTTTGTTTAATAATCACAATTGAGGACGTTCATGGAGAGCGTCCTCTTTTATTATAATAGATTATCATCTGAATATAGTTTGATCAGATGAACGAGCCTTCTCTCAGCATAAGTTTGGATTATAGAGATATACTAACAATCGTGAGTAAATATAGAAGGTGTTAAACAACAGAGAATGAGGAGATGTACAAATGGCCATAAAAGTAGCGGCAATCATAGGAAGTAATAGAAAGGGCTCATACAACTTAAAATTAGTAGAATATATGAAAAAACGCTATACGCAACAATTGGACATACAAATCGTTTCCATTAATGATATAGAAATGTTTAATGCTGATATAGAAGATAACCCTCCTAAAGGGGCTATGGATTTTAAAATAATAGTTCGCAATGCAGAAGCAGTGCTTTTTGCAGTTCCAGAATATAACTTCTCTATCCCAGGTGCATTGAAAAATGCGATTGACTGGATGTCACGCAGTGGACATGACCTAAAAGATAAACCAACATTTATCGTAGGATCTTCTATGGGTGTTTTAGGTAGCATTCGTGCGCAAATGCATTTAAGAGAAATTATTTCCAATCCGACGCTTCAACCAAGATTACTTCCTGGCAATGAAGTCTATATCGGTGCCATTCATACAAAGATCAATGAACAAAATGAAATTACAGATCAAGCAACAAGTGATTTTTTAGATCAGGTCGTAAATAACTTTGAGGAATTTTATAACAATATAAAATAATAATGTGAACAAAACCGCAAATCGATTAATGATTTGCGGTTTTTGTTTGTTAAAATTCTTAATTGAAAAATATAAATGAACATATTTTCATAGATGGTTTGTTACATAAGGTGTATAGTGATTCTAGAGAATTCGTATAAGGGTGGAAGGAAGTAATTAAATTGAATAATGTTTTTAATAAATCAACTATGTTGCTCCTATTTTTAATTTTTGTTTGGGGAGCAAGTTGGCCTATATATAAACTAGCTTTACCTTATACACCACCCATATTATTTGCAGGAATGAGAGCAACAATTGGTGGGCTTCTGTTAGCAGTTATTTTATTTAATATAAGGGATAAAATAAATTGGCGTGAAAATTGGCGTTATTATTGTACTTCTGCCTTATTAAATACAACTATATTTTTTGGAATTCAAACAGTTGGATTAAATTATTTACCGGGCGGATTATTTTCCATTCTTGTTTACTTTCAACCAGTGCTGTTAGGTCTCTTTGCGTGGATTTGGCTAGGTGAATTTATGACTCCAGGAAAGATTATAGGGTTGGTAATTGGGTTTATAGGGATTGTCATTGTAAGCCTGGATGGGTTGACTTTTCATGTTTCCGTAATTGGTGTAGCTCTTGGCTTAATGACTGCCTTCTTCTGGGCGATAGGTGTTATATACGTCAAAAAAGTGAGTCATAAGGTTAACGCATTTTGGATGGTTTCCATGCAATGTATTATTGGTGGATTTGTTTTGATTGTATTTGGCGGTTTTTTCGAAGACTTTTCCGATATTGTTTGGAATAGCAAATATGTTGGTGCATTAAGTTATGGATCTATTTTAGGGATTCCTCTAGCACAGTTAGTTTATTACAAACTTATTAGGGAAGGAGAAGCTAGTAAGGTAGGATCTTTCACTTTTATGGTACCAATTATTGCAGTCATCTTAGGTGCAGTATTCTTAGATGAAGCAATAACATACATGCTTATTCTTGGTCTGGTTATGGTTGGAATAAGTATTTTTATAGTAAACTATAGAAGTAAAAAGAAACTTTTGGATTATAGTAAAAATAGCTAATAATTTTAAATGAAGGTGAGTATATGAAAAATAAGACCGTAGTCCGTTCAATGGATATCTTAAACTTGTTTCTTGAACACTCAGAACTGACTTTTCAAGAGATAATTGAACTATCTATGATACCGAAAACCTCTGTCTACAGAATGCTCCTTACATTAGAAGAAATGGGTTTCATAGAAAAAGGAAGAGATTCAAAATATCGTTTAGGTTTATTGTTTTTAACGTATGGAAATCTTGTAGCTTCCCGATTAAATCTAAGACAAATTGCTTATGATATCATGCAAGAATTACATAAGGAACTAAAAGAAGCTATAAATTTAATCATTCGTCAAGGTGATGAAACAATTTATATTGAAAAAGTGGATGTCTATCAAAAAGTTCGTTTGTATACTGCAATCGGCAGAAGAAGTCCGCTTTATGCAGGTGCGTGTGCTAGGGTTATTCTTTCTTTTTTAACTGATCAAGAAATAGAGACTTATCTAAATAAGGTTGAGTTAGAAAAAATTGCAACTGGGACATTAACTAATAAAGAAGTATTATTAAAGTCTATAAGCGATGCAAGGGTAAATGGATATACAATTAGCCATTCTGAATTAGAGGATTATACGTCTGCAATTGCAGCTCCAATTTTCGATTTTAAAGGTGAAATTATTGGAGGACTAAGTATTGCAGGTATCGAAGCAAATTACCAAAATGATAATATTGCTTTTTATGCCAGCAAAGTAATGACTGCTGCTGATGAAATTTCTCGTAAGCTAGGATACAGAAAACCCCCTCAACAAAAATAGGAGGGGATTTTCAATTTAATGATATAACTTATATTTAATTGCATTTTTAATGAGGTTTATCTTTCGTTCATTTTGAATAAATGCATGTTCGGCTTCTTCTAATGTGACTTCTTTAAACTGGATAGTAGCTGTTGGTTGAAGTTGTGCAAGCGTAGGCAAATCTGCAGAAATAACTTGTCCAATCTTTGGGTATCCGCCTGTTGTCTGTCTATCTGCCATTAGTATTATTGGCTGTCCACTAGGGGGGATCTGAATTGTGCCAAATGTTACTCCTTCCGATAGGAGTTCAAAGTTTTCCGAAAGGGAAAGAGATTGCCCTTCTAATCTATAACCCATTCGATCAGACTGTAAAGATATAGTAAAAACCTCAGTCCATAGTTTATGTTGACTCTCTTTGTTGAACCTTTCAAATTCTGTTCCCTTAATTACTCGTATTACTTGATGCTTGTTAAAACTTATCAACTCATTATAATTTATGCTCCAATTGACATTGTTTTTCTGGCTTGTTTTTGAAGTCTCGTTTTCCAATTTATTGGAATGTGTTAAAGGAAGAACATCTCCTTTTTGTAACGCTCTCCCTTTAAATCCGCCAATCCTAGCACGAAGATATGTACTTTTACTACCCATCACCTCAGGAATATCAATTCCTCCTGCTATTGCTACGTAAGCTCTACTTCCGTTAATGGCTGTATGAAATTTTAAAATAGAGTCTTTCCTGACGACAATTGGGCTCCATAATGGTGCGGGAATATTATTAATAGTTGGTAAGAAATCTGCGCCAGTGATAGCAATTAGTGTTTCTTCCTCAAATTGAAGAGTGGTTCCATAAAGTGTTATTTCAAGATTAGCCTCACTTTCAATATTACCAACTAAGAGATTACCTAGCCTTAATGAATAGGAATCCATTGCTCCGCCTACAATTACACCAAACTTTTGTGAGCCATATCTTCCTAAATCCTGAATAGTAGTCATTAGTCCCTGGTTCAAAACTTTTATACTCATTTCTTCAACTCCTCGTATAATAAGTATTCCTCAGGCGTTATGGATACAAATTGGATTTGATCGCCTGCCTGTAACAGTGTAGGAGGAGACTCTTTTGGAAGGAACAAATCGAGTGGAGTCCTACCAATGATTTGCCATCCCCCAGGTGTTTCTAACGAATAAATCCCTGTTTGTTTACCAGCTATACCTACTGATCCTCGTGGAATTGATAATCTCGGGGTTTCTCTTCTTGGAGTTGCTATTCGTTCATCCATACCGCCCATAAAAGGGAATCCTGGTGCAAATCCTAGCATATAAACCAAACATTCACTACTTGTATGAATATCAATAACCTCTTCCATTGATAGATTATTTATAGATGCTACATTCTCTAAATCAGGACCAAATTCACCTCCGTAGCAAACTGGGATAGTTACAATTCTTGTATCGGCGTTTTTATCCAATGTTATTTGTTGAGCCAGTTTTTTTATATGACTACTCACTTTATCGTAGGCACTAGTCGAACCGCTATGTGAATTTTGCACCAAAAATGGATTATAGTAAACGGTAATATTGTTATAAGCAGGCACGAATTCTATAATTCCCTTAAATGGTATAGTCGAAATTATCTCTGAGAGACTTTTTACTAGTTTGTGTAGGGTAGGATTTATTCCGTCTCCAAGCTGAACAATCAGTGCTGAATCGCCTAAAGGTTTAATGTCGAGTTCTAATTGTGAAGATTTCATAGTATGTAACAACTCCTTTAGTTTCGAATTACGGTACTTAAGTTCTTAAAAATGAATTACATAAATTATTATAATTGTCTAAAATTAAATTACAAGTTTTGTTTTCTTAACCTGATTCTATTAAAAAGAAGAATATTTACGTGATTCTACAATTTTTTATTCATTTTTAAAAGTCAATCTTATTAATTGGTGTGAAAGGCGTCGATTCCAGCGAAAATTAAGGTTGCCAGGATTTCACTATTTAATATGCTTTTATGAATTTAATAGAATCTATCTAATTATTTGATTTCTAAAATAATATCTATTCAGAAAAATCAAACTGTGGTAAACTTTTTTTAAGTTTCAAAACTAAGGTTCCATAATTCGGAACAAGCGAGTGTTGATTCTTTTATTTAAATCTGAGGAGGGTTTAGAAAATGTTTAAAATAGATATAAATTGTGATTTAGGCGAAAGTTTTGGACGTTATCAATTAGGTGAACAAAAAGAGATATTGAAGTATGTAACATCTGCGAATATAGCGTGTGGTTTTCACGCAGGAGATCCGAGTGTTATGCGAGAAACAGTAAAACTAGCTATTGACTACGGTGTGAAAATCGGTGCACACCCTGGCTTACCTGATTTAAACGGATTTGGTCGTAGAGAAATGAATATCTCTCCTCAAGAAGGGTACGACATGGTTGTCTATCAGATAGGAGCTTTACAAGCATTTTTAGCCACATTTGATGAAAAGATGCAGCATGTAAAACCTCATGGAGCATTATTTAATATGGCAGCAAAAAATAAAGAGCTAGCAGAGGCTATAGCAAAAGCGGTTTATGATGTGGATTCTTCCATAATTCTCTTTGGACTAGCAAATAGTGAGTTGACTGCTGCAGGCGAAAGAATTGGCTTACAGACAGCTCATGAAGTTTTTGCAGACCGTACATACCAAGCGGATGGAACTTTGACTTCTCGACAACATGCGGATGCATTGATAACTGATACACATAAATCCGTTTCACAAGTTGTCAAAATGATAAAGGAAGGTATAGTAATATCTCAACAAAATACGGAGGTATCGATAAAAGCAGATACAGTTTGTATTCATGGCGATGGAGAACATGCTGTGACATTTGCGCGACAGATTAAAGAAACATTAGAGCGCAACAATATTGCTATTTCTTCATTAGTGGACTAGGGGGAGAGAAAGATGTCAAAAAAGAATATTATACCAGTGAATAATAGCAAGAAAGTTACTAATAGCGTATTACTTGGTGCTGCATTTTTAATGGCAACTTCATCAATTGGACCAGGGTTTTTAACACAAACAACCGTATTTACGCAACAATTAGCAGCAAGTTTTGGATTTGTTATTTTAATTTCATTGATATTAGACGTATTTGCGCAATTAAATATTTGGAGAATCATTACAGTATCTGGTTTACGTGGACAAGAGATTGCAAATAAGGTAGTCCCTGGACTTGGTGTGATATTAGCAATTCTGATTGTTATGGGAGGATTAGCATTTAATATAGGAAACGTTGCAGGTGCTGGTCTAGGATTGAACGCTATGCTAGGAATTGATCCGATTACTGGTGCAATAATAAGTGCTGTATTTGCTATATTTATATTTGTAGTGAAAGAAGCAGGTAAAGCAATGGATAAAGTTGCTCAAGTAGCTGGCTTTGTCATGATATTACTAATGCTTTATGTTGCTTTTATAACATCTCCTCCAGTAGGAGAAGCGATTGTAAGAACATTTGCACCATCTGAGATTAGTATTTTTGCAATTGTTACCCTAGTAGGGGGTACTGTTGGTGGTTATATCACTTTTGCGGGAGGACATAGACTACTTGATGCAGGAGTAAAAGGAATAGAATCAATTCCAGATGTTACGAAAAGCTCTGTGACGGGAATTGCTGTAACGGGTATTATGCGTGTAGCGTTATTCCTTGCTGTTCTGGGAGTAGTATCGCAAGGATTGGCAATAGACCCTGAGAATCCACCAGCTTCTGTATTTAGACTTGCGGCAGGTGAGATTGGATATCGTATATTTGGTGTAATCATGTGGGCAGCAGCCATTACTTCAGTTGTGGGAGCAGCTTATACCTCTGTTTCATTTATTCGTTCTTTCCACCCAAAGATAGAAAAATATCACAATTGGGTAATTATATTATTTATTATTATATCTACTGTAACATTCGCCTTTATAGGAAGACCTGTTAACGTTCTTATACTTGTTGGTGCACTTAATGCACTGATTTTACCTCTAGCACTAGGGACACTGTTAATTGGTGCATATAAAAAAGAAGTTGTTGGAGAGTATAAACACCCTCTTTGGATGACGATTGGTGGGGGATTAGTAACAATAATTATGGGTGTTTTAGGTATCATGACACTTATAGAACAAATTCCATTGCTTTTTAACTAGTTAGGAGTGAGATTGTATGAACAACTATAATTCTATGTCACCTAGTAATATACGTGAAATGATTCGGGCAGGAAAAATAACTGGTCCAACAGCTGGAATGTCCAAAGGATATACACAAGCAAATTTAGCGATATTAAAGAAAGAATATGCTTATGATTTCTTACTGTTCTGTCAGCGGAATCCAAAATCATGTCCCTTGGTTGATGTGACTGATATAGGTTCTTTTGTTCCCAGTTCAATTGCTAAAGAGGCTGATATTCGAACTGATATACCTAGATATCGAATATATAAAGATGGAGTCTATATTAAAGAAGTAACGGATATTACAGATTATTGGGAGAATGATATGGTGGCCTTTCTTATTGGCTGTAGCTTTACGTTCGAAACGCCACTACTAGATGCAGGTATCCCGATTAGACATATTGAAGAAAGCTGTAATGTACCTATGTATAAGACGAATATTGCTTGTGCGAAAGCAGGAGTTTTCGAAGGGCCGACTGTAGTTAGTATGAGACCTATGTCTTCTGCAGATGCAATTAGAGCCACACAAATTACTTCCAGATTTCCAGGGGTACATGGTGCGCCAATTCATATTGGGGATCCAATTCAAATTGGAATAACGGATTTAACAAAGCCAGATTTTGGAGATTCAGTTACGATAAAGGATGGAGAAGTACCGGTGTTCTGGGCTTGTGGTGTCACACCTCAAGCAGTTGCTATGCAAAGTAAGCCTTCTATTATGATCACACATGCCCCTGGTTGTATGTTTATCAGTGATTTAAAAGACGAAAAACTGAGTTTATTATAAGCTTATCTATTAAATATAAAAACATGAGGACCGTGTGATTACGATCTTCATGTTTTTTCATTTGTTTTAATAGATGCAAAGTATAGAAAGGGCCTTCTCGAAGACCTATTATATTGTTAGCTCCTCAAATACCTCAGGCAAATGCTGACTGTTTATTG is drawn from Psychrobacillus sp. INOP01 and contains these coding sequences:
- a CDS encoding NADPH-dependent FMN reductase, which codes for MAIKVAAIIGSNRKGSYNLKLVEYMKKRYTQQLDIQIVSINDIEMFNADIEDNPPKGAMDFKIIVRNAEAVLFAVPEYNFSIPGALKNAIDWMSRSGHDLKDKPTFIVGSSMGVLGSIRAQMHLREIISNPTLQPRLLPGNEVYIGAIHTKINEQNEITDQATSDFLDQVVNNFEEFYNNIK
- a CDS encoding DMT family transporter; the protein is MNNVFNKSTMLLLFLIFVWGASWPIYKLALPYTPPILFAGMRATIGGLLLAVILFNIRDKINWRENWRYYCTSALLNTTIFFGIQTVGLNYLPGGLFSILVYFQPVLLGLFAWIWLGEFMTPGKIIGLVIGFIGIVIVSLDGLTFHVSVIGVALGLMTAFFWAIGVIYVKKVSHKVNAFWMVSMQCIIGGFVLIVFGGFFEDFSDIVWNSKYVGALSYGSILGIPLAQLVYYKLIREGEASKVGSFTFMVPIIAVILGAVFLDEAITYMLILGLVMVGISIFIVNYRSKKKLLDYSKNS
- a CDS encoding IclR family transcriptional regulator, with the translated sequence MKNKTVVRSMDILNLFLEHSELTFQEIIELSMIPKTSVYRMLLTLEEMGFIEKGRDSKYRLGLLFLTYGNLVASRLNLRQIAYDIMQELHKELKEAINLIIRQGDETIYIEKVDVYQKVRLYTAIGRRSPLYAGACARVILSFLTDQEIETYLNKVELEKIATGTLTNKEVLLKSISDARVNGYTISHSELEDYTSAIAAPIFDFKGEIIGGLSIAGIEANYQNDNIAFYASKVMTAADEISRKLGYRKPPQQK
- a CDS encoding biotin-dependent carboxyltransferase family protein yields the protein MSIKVLNQGLMTTIQDLGRYGSQKFGVIVGGAMDSYSLRLGNLLVGNIESEANLEITLYGTTLQFEEETLIAITGADFLPTINNIPAPLWSPIVVRKDSILKFHTAINGSRAYVAIAGGIDIPEVMGSKSTYLRARIGGFKGRALQKGDVLPLTHSNKLENETSKTSQKNNVNWSINYNELISFNKHQVIRVIKGTEFERFNKESQHKLWTEVFTISLQSDRMGYRLEGQSLSLSENFELLSEGVTFGTIQIPPSGQPIILMADRQTTGGYPKIGQVISADLPTLAQLQPTATIQFKEVTLEEAEHAFIQNERKINLIKNAIKYKLYH
- the pxpB gene encoding 5-oxoprolinase subunit PxpB encodes the protein MKSSQLELDIKPLGDSALIVQLGDGINPTLHKLVKSLSEIISTIPFKGIIEFVPAYNNITVYYNPFLVQNSHSGSTSAYDKVSSHIKKLAQQITLDKNADTRIVTIPVCYGGEFGPDLENVASINNLSMEEVIDIHTSSECLVYMLGFAPGFPFMGGMDERIATPRRETPRLSIPRGSVGIAGKQTGIYSLETPGGWQIIGRTPLDLFLPKESPPTLLQAGDQIQFVSITPEEYLLYEELKK
- the pxpA gene encoding 5-oxoprolinase subunit PxpA, with the translated sequence MFKIDINCDLGESFGRYQLGEQKEILKYVTSANIACGFHAGDPSVMRETVKLAIDYGVKIGAHPGLPDLNGFGRREMNISPQEGYDMVVYQIGALQAFLATFDEKMQHVKPHGALFNMAAKNKELAEAIAKAVYDVDSSIILFGLANSELTAAGERIGLQTAHEVFADRTYQADGTLTSRQHADALITDTHKSVSQVVKMIKEGIVISQQNTEVSIKADTVCIHGDGEHAVTFARQIKETLERNNIAISSLVD
- a CDS encoding NRAMP family divalent metal transporter, with translation MSKKNIIPVNNSKKVTNSVLLGAAFLMATSSIGPGFLTQTTVFTQQLAASFGFVILISLILDVFAQLNIWRIITVSGLRGQEIANKVVPGLGVILAILIVMGGLAFNIGNVAGAGLGLNAMLGIDPITGAIISAVFAIFIFVVKEAGKAMDKVAQVAGFVMILLMLYVAFITSPPVGEAIVRTFAPSEISIFAIVTLVGGTVGGYITFAGGHRLLDAGVKGIESIPDVTKSSVTGIAVTGIMRVALFLAVLGVVSQGLAIDPENPPASVFRLAAGEIGYRIFGVIMWAAAITSVVGAAYTSVSFIRSFHPKIEKYHNWVIILFIIISTVTFAFIGRPVNVLILVGALNALILPLALGTLLIGAYKKEVVGEYKHPLWMTIGGGLVTIIMGVLGIMTLIEQIPLLFN
- a CDS encoding putative hydro-lyase, yielding MNNYNSMSPSNIREMIRAGKITGPTAGMSKGYTQANLAILKKEYAYDFLLFCQRNPKSCPLVDVTDIGSFVPSSIAKEADIRTDIPRYRIYKDGVYIKEVTDITDYWENDMVAFLIGCSFTFETPLLDAGIPIRHIEESCNVPMYKTNIACAKAGVFEGPTVVSMRPMSSADAIRATQITSRFPGVHGAPIHIGDPIQIGITDLTKPDFGDSVTIKDGEVPVFWACGVTPQAVAMQSKPSIMITHAPGCMFISDLKDEKLSLL